A region from the Benincasa hispida cultivar B227 chromosome 8, ASM972705v1, whole genome shotgun sequence genome encodes:
- the LOC120083565 gene encoding GDP-mannose transporter GONST2-like isoform X2 produces MLVSGMYSLKYINIAMVTILKNVTNIMTAIGELYIFRKRQNRKVWTAMFLMIISAISGGVTDLTFDTLGYGWQITNCVLTASYSLTLRRIMDEAKKLTRSGSLNEASMVLLNNLLSLPFGVVLIILFGEWAYVMNADVIKLPMFWVIATASGLLGLAISFTSMWFLHQTGPTTYSLVGSLNKIPISIAGILLFKVPLSPPNLFSILFGLFAGVFFARAKMS; encoded by the exons ATGCTGGTGTCTGGCATGTACAG TTTGAAATACATAAATATTGCGATGGTGACAATTTTGAAGAATGTGACAAACATAATGACTGCAATTGGAGAACTTTATATTTTCCGGAAACGGCAGAACCGAAAAGTCTGGACTGCTATGTTTTTAATG ATCATCTCTGCTATCAGCGGTGGTGTAACAGATCTTACATTTGATACATTAGGCTATGGATGGCAGATCACGAACTGTGTTCTTACAGCAAGCTATTCA CTTACTTTGAGACGTATCATGGACGAAGCAAAGAAGTTGACAAGATCTGGATCTCTTAATGAAGCTTCCATGGTGTTgctaaataatttattatctcTCCCATTTGGTGTAGTTTTGATTATCTTATTTGGCGAATGGGCTTATGTAATGAATGC GGATGTCATAAAATTGCCAATGTTTTGGGTTATCGCCACTGCTAGCGGATTACTTGGACTCGCTATTAGTTTCACCTCTATGTGGTTCTTACATCAAACTGGCCCCACCACCTACAG TCTTGTAGGTTCCTTGAACAAGATTCCAATATCAATTGCTGGCATTCTTTTGTTTAAAGTTCCATTGAGTCCACCAAACCTCTTCAGTATATTATTTG GTTTATTTGCTGGGGTGTTCTTCGCCAGAGCCAAAATGTCCTAA
- the LOC120083565 gene encoding GDP-mannose transporter GONST2-like isoform X1 has translation MSSDFKLEIDGEEPLVSIRNGNVEQNERGGTVHKILSGIRNQGSKSISNFLTNAQRRALGDRFFRGNQAAKNNGLLDGDETREHGLGRKTGPLLSGTAYCISSCSMIILNKVVLSSYNFNAGISLMFYQNLISSIVIVLLGLCRTVSLEKLNWKLIRLWIPVNLIFIGMLVSGMYSLKYINIAMVTILKNVTNIMTAIGELYIFRKRQNRKVWTAMFLMIISAISGGVTDLTFDTLGYGWQITNCVLTASYSLTLRRIMDEAKKLTRSGSLNEASMVLLNNLLSLPFGVVLIILFGEWAYVMNADVIKLPMFWVIATASGLLGLAISFTSMWFLHQTGPTTYSLVGSLNKIPISIAGILLFKVPLSPPNLFSILFGLFAGVFFARAKMS, from the exons ATGTCATCTGATTTCAAGTTGGAAATAGACGGTGAGGAACCACTTGTGAGCATTAGAAATGGAAACGTTGAGCAGAATGAAAGAGGTGGTACAGTACACAAAATTCTCAGCGGTATTCGAAATCAAGGAAGCAAGTCGATCAGCAATTTCTTAACAAACGCGCAGCGCAGGGCATTGGGTGATAG GTTTTTCAGAGGGAATCAAGCTGCCAAGAATAATGGTTTGCTTGATGGAGATGAAACACGTGAACATGGATTAGGAAGGAAAACGGGTCCTCTTTTATCCGGGACTGCGTATTGCATTTCTTCTTGCAGCATGATTATACTGAATAAAGTTGTTCTCTCCAGTTACAATTTCAATGCAGGAATATCATTGATGTTTTATCAA AATTTGATTAGTTCTATAGTTATTGTTCTATTGGGCCTCTGCAGAACAGTTTCACTCGAAAAGCTTAATTGGAAGCTGATTAGGCTGTGGATTCCAGTCAACTTAATCTTTATTGGTATGCTGGTGTCTGGCATGTACAG TTTGAAATACATAAATATTGCGATGGTGACAATTTTGAAGAATGTGACAAACATAATGACTGCAATTGGAGAACTTTATATTTTCCGGAAACGGCAGAACCGAAAAGTCTGGACTGCTATGTTTTTAATG ATCATCTCTGCTATCAGCGGTGGTGTAACAGATCTTACATTTGATACATTAGGCTATGGATGGCAGATCACGAACTGTGTTCTTACAGCAAGCTATTCA CTTACTTTGAGACGTATCATGGACGAAGCAAAGAAGTTGACAAGATCTGGATCTCTTAATGAAGCTTCCATGGTGTTgctaaataatttattatctcTCCCATTTGGTGTAGTTTTGATTATCTTATTTGGCGAATGGGCTTATGTAATGAATGC GGATGTCATAAAATTGCCAATGTTTTGGGTTATCGCCACTGCTAGCGGATTACTTGGACTCGCTATTAGTTTCACCTCTATGTGGTTCTTACATCAAACTGGCCCCACCACCTACAG TCTTGTAGGTTCCTTGAACAAGATTCCAATATCAATTGCTGGCATTCTTTTGTTTAAAGTTCCATTGAGTCCACCAAACCTCTTCAGTATATTATTTG GTTTATTTGCTGGGGTGTTCTTCGCCAGAGCCAAAATGTCCTAA